The sequence CTCTTGCCAGTTCCCGCGTATCAATAGAAACCTTCAGACCTGGATGGGTAATAATATCTATTTTGTTTTTATATATTGCTTCTACCAGTGCTTTTGTATTGGTATCTCGAGCTTTTTGACTCCAGGGTGAATAAATCTTCCCAATCTGGTTTTTTATAAAGAGATTATATCCATCTTTAAGAGATGCAGGCTTCACAAATGGATGCAGGCCTACCAACAGTATATCAAGGTCTTTATAGAGGGACTTTGGGATATCTAATGTCCCGTCAAGCCCTGTTACATTAGCTTCTATTCCTAAAAGAATCTTAATTCCGGGGTAATTCTTCCGACATTGTCTGATATCTTCTTTTATTTTTTTAAGGTCATATACCTTTATACCTACTCCTATATTAGCCGGGCCGTGATCAGTTATGGCTATTTCCTCCAGCCCTATATTAACGGCAGCTTTTACATTATCTTCAATAGTTCCTTTACCATGGCTGTAAATTGTGTGAGTATGATAATCGGCAAATATATTCATTTATAACTAAATCTACTCCTTTCCCAGTAAATCGATTTTCACAGGAAGTTTTCCTTTTGCTTCAATTTCACCAAATAAAACTTTAATAAGTGCCTGTGCTGAAGGTCTGGTATATCCGTAACCGGTAAGAATACACGTAGAATCCTTAAACAGTGAAATATCGTAGGGTAATCCTAATGGAATTATTACAACGGGCTTATTCAATGCCATAATCTCTTTAACCAGGGATTCCTGTTCGGAA is a genomic window of Koleobacter methoxysyntrophicus containing:
- a CDS encoding PHP domain-containing protein, which encodes MNIFADYHTHTIYSHGKGTIEDNVKAAVNIGLEEIAITDHGPANIGVGIKVYDLKKIKEDIRQCRKNYPGIKILLGIEANVTGLDGTLDIPKSLYKDLDILLVGLHPFVKPASLKDGYNLFIKNQIGKIYSPWSQKARDTNTKALVEAIYKNKIDIITHPGLKVSIDTRELARAAVKRGTALEINSSHGYLSEEYIKIARKEGVKFVINSDAHTPRDVGDVARGIALAEKTGLTHTDIINAKKD